From one Labeo rohita strain BAU-BD-2019 chromosome 8, IGBB_LRoh.1.0, whole genome shotgun sequence genomic stretch:
- the nppa gene encoding natriuretic peptides A, which translates to MIRGLILTGLLVLLWHQMDVQAHTLSRHSPASNMAKLKSLLQQFEEAMAAEEAPERSVDYEDSNTALEQSPASASWDRDRAEEAPPAEDTNNQDGFEAQRNRLIDLLMSTRSKSLSGCFGGRLDRIGSSSTLGCNSKKG; encoded by the exons ATGATCAGAGGACTTATTCTCACAGGACTACTGGTCCTGCTTTGGCACCAGATGGATGTACAAGCGCACACGTTGAGCAGACACAGCCCCGCAAGCAACATGGCCAAGCTGAAG AGTTTGCTGCAGCAGTTTGAGGAGGCCATGGCCGCAGAAGAGGCTCCTGAGAGATCCGTCGATTATGAGGACAGCAACACTGCGCTGGAGCAGAGCCCAGCTTCTGCATCCTGGGACAGAGACAGAGCGGAAGAAGCACCGCCGGCGGAGGACACCAACAACCAGGATGGATTTGAGGCGCAGAGAAACCGCCTCATAGATCTCCTCATGTCAACCCGGAGCAAAAGCCTGTCTGGCTGTTTCGGGGGAAGGCTGGATCGCATAGGGTCCTCCAGCACCCTTGGGTGCAACTCTAAAAAAGGTTAG
- the nppb gene encoding natriuretic peptides B → MKSFDIPLFGLLLLFSVQLTGALPLQNTALTTEDMDVLKLLVQRLEESIPASSEEQTLTKVEEEEADHKETRVEPQPKADMRDYLSARDLRTVRQDTKRYSGCFGRKLDRIGSMSSLGCNTAGRSGSKKW, encoded by the exons ATGAAATCGTTTGACATTCCTCTCTTCGGCCTTCTCTTACTCTTCAGCGTTCAGCTCACAGGCGCGTTGCCGCTACAAAACACAGCCTTAACCACCGAGGACATGGATGTCTTAAAG CTTCTTGTACAGCGGCTGGAGGAGTCCATTCCCGCTTCTTCTGAAGAGCAAACACTGACGAAAGTGGAAGAAGAGGAGGCTGATCATAAAGAAACCCGCGTTGAACCTCAACCCAAGGCTGACATGAGAGATTATCTGTCTGCTCGGGACTTGAGGACAGTCCGGCAAGACACCAAGAGATACTCCGGGTGTTTCGGGCGCAAACTGGACAGGATCGGCTCCATGTCGTCTCTGGGATGTAACACCGCTGGGCGCTCAG gTTCTAAGAAGTGGTGA